The Oryza brachyantha chromosome 6, ObraRS2, whole genome shotgun sequence region CTGAAATAGCTTAATCTTTTCAggataaataagaaaattaaaattcagaATGATACTTCTTTTCATGGTATAATATCTAAGGATATGCGAGAGGGCTACATCTTTACCTAGCTGAAAAATGGAGTTCCCATATTTTGCTGATATGAATCGGAAATAATCTCTCCATATCAACTCAAACAAAACCCTGTAAGTATTGGCATATCAGGATATATTTCAGTTTCACTTTTGACTTGTAAGAAAACTCGGAGCCCAAAATTGCAATAATTGACAAGAAAAACACTCATTAGCAAGAGTTACAATATAAACATCTCTAGAAGTGATAAGGGCACACTTACCAATATGTAGAATCATTTGCTACTCTCTGCTTCTCATATCTCTTTACCTGCACCGTGACCATTAATACAGCATGAGGCAAAAGCTACTGATCTCTTCACAGAAGCATGACTTGATTACCTCTTCACAAATATAACGTGGCGAAAGACTGCCAGAAGCAAGCCAAGGGGAGAACTTGGTGGAGTAGTCTGGACCTAGCATGCCATTCCTGGTCTCTTTGTAGACTTTCAGCTGGTCTTTCTTCCAGAAGTACTCATGAACTCTTCCCAGAGCTGCACTCTCTCCTCCGATGAAATGCATTCCCTTCTCTGACTATAGAGAGAAGTAAACAGTGACAGTTATAAGTGAAGTTATCAAAGGTTGTCTACCAAAGTACAGTTGATTACTGACAATAATATCAACACAGTTAACTGAACCTGCCTTTGTCATGCTTAAGCCTAGTGACTCCAATGTTGGTACTGTTCCCCACCCTCCAATCTCATCCAGGCCAGAACTAGGAGGCGGCccaagcgacggcggcaactTGTTACAGTTCCGAACCGAGGACTTCGATTCAACAGCCTGACAAAAACATTGCATTGACAGTAACTATGATGCCAGAAAAACAGTCTAGATAAAGAGAGTTTATACCTTTCTGAattgtgtatatatgtctgGCAAACTGGTCACAGAGAATGGGAGATCATCGATATGATACAGTGTTGCTCCCCATATGAGCTGCAGCTTGGGGTTTTGGGGTTTCTTCTGGTTAGATGCTCCCCCCTGAGGAATCACAACTTGTTCCAAGCCTTTGCGCACAAGTCGTTCGACGAGGAGTTCCTCGCTGCATGATTCCTTATGAGCATAAACCTGGAGATACAGCACCAGTTACTCCCCTAACTCTCAGTCTGAAATCAGTACTCCAGGATCCACAACTCAACATGAAACTGCACTGAGAATTGGGCATGAGTGCGCAGATGAACTCACTGTATGTGCACTGACAGCCTTTGCAACTGAAGGGAGGATGTCTTCAGGTTTGCCATGCCGGATGAGCAAGTCGAGACCTTGTTTCATCAGGTTGCGCTTCAAATCTCCCAAACACTCGATCAGGAATTGCGCCCTCAGTGCTGAAAGAGACGAATCAAACCAACATTTCCTCAGCCAAAATTACACACGCCAAGCTCGAATTAATCAGCAGGAAGCAACTGTATTTCCATCAGGAGATTCATCCGAGTTCCTTCACCTCCAGTCTTGGGGAAGCCGAAGCAATGGGTGCTCCCCCGAAACGTCCGGGGATCGACGCAGTACACGGGGAGGAGGGCCTCGGAGGCGGCCCAGGCGCGCAGCAGCGCCTCGTTGTCGAGCACCCGGAGGTCGTTCCTGAGCCACACGATGGCGaccccgctgccgccgccgccccgccgcagGCTCGGCGAGGTGTACCTCCGGAAGGCCTCGCCGACCGCCGCGCGGGTCTCGTCGGCGGAGAGCGaaggcaccgccgccgccgtcgcggcccGCCGCGACGAGCTCGAGGCCGCGCTCATGGCGTGGAAGgggccgaggaggagcacgCGCAGATTGGCGGGCGGTctccggaggaggaggaactgGGGATTgagagggaaggaggaggaggaggaggggaggaggtggagcaTTTCTTGGACCCCCGGCGATTCGAAGGTTCTTGGAGACGCGAGGGAGCGGTTTGCAAAacgcggcgggaggaggaagatggaGGGAAGAGTGGGGAGGGGTGCCACGTGGCGGTATGTGAGTGGTGCTACGTGGCCGAGCGTGGGCCTAAGGAAATGGACTATGGATTTTGTGGGGCCCTGGGGTCGTGGGCCCCCGGTCTCGTGTGTTTTGGAATGGATAAAGGACATTGACAGTGGtggatatatataggaaaaagGCCAAATGGGTGTGCACCGTCTACAGGGTAAAGTATCTCCAAAAGGATTAAAGCAAGAAGCTTGGCTAGGAACCTAGATCATTCATGCAAAATGCTTCATTTTCATGTCTGATAATACTATGCAACTGTGCACTATCTTTTGTGTTTTCTCTAAAGTTATATAAATCAATGTCCGCTAGATttgtttctcaaaattttaggGGCGCCGGTGTTTAATCGAAACCATCTAGGTCCACCCCCAAacaatttatatgaatattcATATAGTAAATTCAAAAAAACTAGGCTTAGACCTGTATACTTTGTTGCAGCAACAAAGATTGGTTACTATGACTCTGATAACTTTATCTTGTTACATCACCATCGCCATCAATAGATATGGATGGCGTGGATTAGCCTATGAGTAATTTAGAGATGGACATGAATGCCCATGAGTAATTTACTGTTGGTTCTATTTTAACATCTACTTAGTTCATTAAGTTGAACTAAATTAAACTAGAGTTCATCCTAAATTCCCTGTTGGCTGATCTGTGCCCATccctatctatatatataccagcACTATAGGCTCAATAGTACATCTTATGGAAGTACAATTCATCGGATACTATGAATAACAAGTGTGTTTAGGACTTCTTTGAATGCAATATCGAGAAAATAAAGTAAGAGAAACAACATTGGATTTTAACATGAATGCAATTATAggataaatgatgtattttaatagGAACATAagtgtaaaataaaaagaattagatagataacataaaataatataggaATTTActgagagataaagactcaaaagaAATTTTTCATAAAGTTGGACAtcatgttaaattttctctaaaacttCCATGGACTTTAAGCATTCCATAAGAATTTCTTAGGATTCACTTCCCTACTAGTTCCTGCTAGAACAATTCGTAGGATTCAGGGTGTGCAATCATTTGTTCCAAGAGGACATTTTCTAGAATTCTACTATAAGGTTAAAGTCCtacaaaatccaaaattcTTATGTTCCCGTCAATCCATAGGTAGCTTTAATATGGTTTTATTAgaacatattaatatattattaatcaaAAAAAGATGACAAAACATCACTAGCGGATCTAGAGGGCGGACCAGCCAAAAAAATCACTGCTTAAGCATATATCTCTATTACACCCCCATCTTTTGCTTTGGGTTAtgtttataacttaaaatttaaatttttaaccttaaatttagagttgattttgaggtttttcactaaagtttattttctagattatgcttttaaatcgctatgaacatgtatataaaaattttattctcaaattattttcatttgtaaatatgtcgtttgactttttctttaaaaacccTAAAGATAACCTGTCTTTCTCCCCATCCCACATCACGCAAAAGTCATTGCTTTAATAAAACTAGAATCTTTTAAGAAAACCGTTTTTTCTCCATGGACCTATGCACTCATCATCAGTTGCATTTACCGTTTCACCTGGGCTGCCTATTATCAATTGTAAAACCTATTGCATGAGTATATTactattatatatgaaaaaagaaaaatagctcATAtgtgaagagaaagaaaaaaaaagagaaaaagaacatTTATTAACATAGGCAAGATGcacttttgatcaattttatacttctattATGTATTGCATGTTATATTTATGACCTAAAACATTTATGTAATTTGGACCACCCGTGCTAAAAAACActgcaaaacatatataggCCAAAATCATCAAAACTTCACGGTAACAGAAGACTTGGGATTCATTGATTCTCTTGTTATCTGTGTCCATAGAAAGAATGGATCGTATAATAACGGTGTGACAAATGTAAAATATCTGTTCTTCAAAGGAATGGAGCCAATGGACTAAGACAATTAATGTAATAATACAAGAGAACACAATAAATTACAGTGAGGGCAGTGTCATTGCTACAAATTTCGCCACAGCCCTACCCAGGGACTAAGAACTCACAAGTCGTCACAGTTGCTGCGATGACGATCTGCTTCTGTAGTCTGTAGTCTCTAGGTCCATCAGATCCATGTGTAAAAATCTAGGTATTGATTTCGCAATTTACAGAAACAGCAAAAAAGAGCCCATGGGATTTTGAGACCATATGCCAAGGACAAAGAATTCGATGGAACTTAGACAGATGTATAACTGGTGAATAACTTCAGTAGGTTGTCAAGAGCTTCAGGGTAGAACTTCCTAGCAAAAAGATAGCATGGTCTCTTCGATCCATTCCATAAGCATGGCTTTTGTGTCACAAGCTTCTACAAAAGTACGGCAACAAAAAGCACGTCAGTCTTCCAGCTGTTCAAGTCTCATActtcataaataataaattatatgtatatgcaGTACAATCGAGGAGTTCATGGTAAATTGGCAACCAAGGACAATGTGTAACAGCCTAACAGGATAATCCAAGATGAAGAAAACGAACATTTAACATGAGTAATTTGATGGctactgaaaaaaaatttggtgtaCTTACTTTGTCATCACTTGTTACATGGAAGTTCTCATCAACAGCCTGAACAACAGTAATGTACATGAGAA contains the following coding sequences:
- the LOC102700253 gene encoding cryptochrome DASH, chloroplastic/mitochondrial gives rise to the protein MLHLLPSSSSSFPLNPQFLLLRRPPANLRVLLLGPFHAMSAASSSSRRAATAAAVPSLSADETRAAVGEAFRRYTSPSLRRGGGGSGVAIVWLRNDLRVLDNEALLRAWAASEALLPVYCVDPRTFRGSTHCFGFPKTGALRAQFLIECLGDLKRNLMKQGLDLLIRHGKPEDILPSVAKAVSAHTVYAHKESCSEELLVERLVRKGLEQVVIPQGGASNQKKPQNPKLQLIWGATLYHIDDLPFSVTSLPDIYTQFRKAVESKSSVRNCNKLPPSLGPPPSSGLDEIGGWGTVPTLESLGLSMTKSEKGMHFIGGESAALGRVHEYFWKKDQLKVYKETRNGMLGPDYSTKFSPWLASGSLSPRYICEEVKRYEKQRVANDSTYWVLFELIWRDYFRFISAKYGNSIFQLGGPRNIVSKWSQDQALFESWREGRTGYPLIDANMKELLATGFMSNRGRQIVCSFLVRDMGIDWRMGAEWFETCLLDYDPASNYGNWTYGAGIGNDPREDRYFSIPKQAKTYDPDGEYVAYWLPELRSLAKERRNFPGALYINQVVPLKFDAGHQRRDQFNRQRRPGNMYRRQK